The following are encoded together in the Bacillus sp. V2I10 genome:
- a CDS encoding helix-turn-helix transcriptional regulator, producing the protein MNLLNTSFERKSYEVELKHSILFECVLGIAMITYPKLHNQLVKPKQDLDHIRNNLSESLTAELQYCQEHNTWKMLLQLLHEKNFSSLKDLHGFIDDLPDQHLKYLILPYLDQTQEENRLKASGGDAESENEMILACKGHAFFPQMIHFICRCDLKELRNHLKEITNGWYKEFIQIQELEMSTILERDQKEKEQWLKNQSPKEIVLHATGVDYKPEPGITKVLLIPHHIYRPWTIQANLEETKVFYYPVSDNSLNESEDPYEPSAQLVGRLKAIGDEKRLRIVKLLTEKEKTLKELTALLGMGKTTVHHHLSLLRSAGIVKVTGAYYSVTEQAFQGIETQIETYLERS; encoded by the coding sequence ATGAATTTATTAAATACATCCTTTGAAAGAAAATCATACGAAGTAGAACTAAAGCATTCGATATTATTTGAATGTGTGCTTGGAATTGCCATGATTACATATCCAAAACTGCATAACCAGCTGGTGAAGCCAAAGCAGGACTTGGATCACATCCGAAATAATCTTTCTGAAAGTCTGACTGCCGAGCTGCAATATTGTCAGGAACACAATACGTGGAAAATGCTGCTGCAGCTTTTGCACGAGAAGAATTTTTCTTCTTTAAAAGATCTACATGGTTTTATTGATGATCTTCCTGATCAGCACCTGAAATACTTGATACTTCCTTACTTGGATCAAACTCAGGAAGAGAACCGTCTGAAGGCTTCCGGGGGAGATGCTGAATCTGAAAATGAGATGATCCTTGCTTGTAAAGGGCACGCTTTTTTTCCGCAAATGATTCATTTTATCTGCAGATGTGACTTAAAAGAACTTAGAAACCATTTAAAAGAAATAACAAACGGCTGGTATAAAGAATTTATTCAAATACAGGAATTGGAAATGAGCACCATTCTCGAGCGTGATCAAAAGGAAAAGGAACAATGGCTCAAAAATCAGAGTCCTAAAGAGATTGTTCTTCATGCAACAGGTGTAGATTACAAACCGGAACCAGGTATTACAAAGGTGTTGCTGATCCCGCATCACATTTACCGGCCATGGACCATTCAGGCTAATTTAGAAGAAACAAAGGTCTTCTATTATCCTGTCAGTGATAACAGTCTGAATGAATCAGAAGATCCTTACGAGCCGTCTGCACAGCTTGTCGGGCGCCTTAAAGCAATTGGCGATGAAAAACGTCTGCGGATCGTTAAGCTACTTACTGAAAAAGAGAAAACGCTGAAGGAGCTTACAGCTTTACTTGGAATGGGCAAAACAACGGTCCATCACCATTTATCATTATTGCGTTCTGCAGGAATTGTAAAAGTGACTGGTGCTTATTATTCAGTAACAGAACAGGCTTTCCAAGGTATTGAAACCCAGATTGAGACTTATTTAGAACGGAGCTGA
- a CDS encoding DUF3243 family protein codes for MSEQNHIINKNESLETEKVESRIATIPDEKMEDILGSFESFKQYLGKRVALGEKLGLNEEQLAKTAEKVAAYLAENEEPRNREEKLLQELWKSGGKEQRHHLAHMLVRLVGKENAYNR; via the coding sequence ATGTCAGAACAAAATCATATTATTAATAAAAATGAAAGTCTTGAAACAGAAAAAGTTGAAAGCCGCATAGCGACGATTCCTGATGAAAAGATGGAAGATATTCTGGGGAGTTTTGAAAGCTTTAAACAGTATTTGGGGAAAAGGGTGGCACTAGGCGAAAAACTTGGACTAAATGAAGAGCAATTAGCCAAAACAGCTGAAAAGGTAGCAGCTTACCTTGCTGAAAATGAGGAACCGAGAAATAGAGAAGAAAAATTGCTTCAGGAACTTTGGAAATCAGGCGGGAAGGAACAGCGGCATCATTTGGCACATATGCTTGTTAGGCTTGTTGGAAAAGAGAACGCATACAATCGATAG
- a CDS encoding Ger(x)C family spore germination protein, protein MITKHIKLFLLLSSISLVLSGCWGSRGISDQLYIEALGVDYKDGKYIVYTESAVFSSIAKQEGGGSQPSESPVLVGKEEADSLTMAFRKLEKASQYPLYYGHIQVILLSERVIKQKLEEVISHIGHDPLIRYTSWVFGTSEDLSEVLKTKSLFNQAPTYKVMFHPDIMLSRNHAVNPLNMQMLMRGGNEPYGSILIPNVIISEGKWQEDEKNPPTPQVNGGFIVSKMKAKGFMTYEDLLGLQWLTEEQKENKLEIPHEKTVVELLVKGYKVTLHQPVKDGLHYTVQLKTKAFIDESVDEPSLSSLKKKIKQEIKNDMQRTYENGIKLDADLYNLTASTYRSSPELTKKYKLQEDSLSDIQIEVVIVNAGSQKYKE, encoded by the coding sequence ATGATCACTAAACATATAAAACTTTTTCTGCTGCTTTCTTCGATCAGTTTAGTTCTGAGCGGATGCTGGGGAAGCCGTGGAATTAGCGATCAGCTATATATTGAGGCATTAGGAGTGGACTATAAAGATGGAAAGTATATTGTATACACAGAATCTGCCGTTTTTTCTTCCATAGCAAAGCAAGAAGGTGGAGGATCCCAGCCTTCGGAATCCCCAGTACTGGTAGGAAAAGAAGAAGCAGATAGTTTAACGATGGCGTTCAGGAAATTGGAGAAGGCATCCCAATATCCCCTGTACTATGGCCACATACAGGTAATCTTGCTAAGTGAGAGGGTTATTAAGCAAAAATTAGAAGAAGTTATCTCTCACATAGGTCATGATCCGTTAATCAGGTATACCTCTTGGGTGTTCGGCACATCTGAGGATTTGTCAGAAGTATTGAAAACAAAGTCTCTCTTTAATCAGGCACCAACATATAAAGTCATGTTTCATCCTGACATTATGCTTAGCCGGAATCATGCTGTAAATCCTTTAAATATGCAGATGCTGATGAGAGGCGGAAATGAGCCTTATGGATCGATCCTCATTCCCAATGTTATTATCTCTGAGGGAAAATGGCAGGAAGATGAAAAAAACCCCCCCACTCCTCAAGTAAATGGAGGTTTTATTGTATCCAAGATGAAAGCCAAGGGATTCATGACTTACGAAGACCTTCTTGGATTACAATGGTTAACAGAGGAGCAAAAAGAAAATAAGCTAGAAATCCCTCATGAAAAAACGGTCGTTGAACTCTTGGTGAAGGGCTATAAAGTCACTCTTCATCAACCTGTAAAGGATGGATTACACTATACTGTCCAACTGAAAACCAAGGCTTTCATTGATGAAAGTGTAGATGAACCTTCACTGAGCAGTTTAAAGAAAAAAATCAAACAAGAAATTAAAAATGATATGCAGCGTACTTATGAAAATGGAATAAAACTGGATGCAGATTTGTATAATTTGACTGCATCCACATACCGCTCATCACCTGAACTCACAAAAAAATATAAGCTGCAGGAAGATTCTCTGTCTGACATCCAAATAGAAGTTGTAATTGTGAATGCCGGCAGTCAGAAATACAAAGAGTAA
- a CDS encoding endospore germination permease gives MLLFQSFPYIIWILLIGAVAKKIGNQNLLDYLKSRLGSVPVFLLSVILFLYFYLNAAVTFRDTVTWTKTNYLMNTPLLVLCILLGLLCFFGTYKGIQELGIVAMIALPLVVAFGFFIAFGNIQHKDYSMLLPIAEHGPGPIIKGTTFVFSGLTELSTLLFLVHYTNKPLKWKHIFLVAFILMGLMLGPLMAAIAEFGPYEASKLRYPAFEQWKLLTISKEITRMDFLSIYQWISGAFIRISLLIYIGSHLIKARKYRIWIISLLYILAIGYTLAPISNLVIFRYLYHYFFPFQMYVMIPLISIICIYVLLKK, from the coding sequence GTGTTGTTGTTTCAATCGTTCCCTTATATCATTTGGATTCTATTAATAGGTGCAGTTGCTAAAAAGATTGGAAATCAAAACCTTTTAGACTATTTGAAATCTCGTCTTGGAAGTGTACCTGTTTTCCTGTTATCAGTGATTTTGTTCCTATATTTTTATTTAAATGCTGCAGTGACCTTCAGAGATACAGTTACTTGGACAAAAACGAATTATTTGATGAATACTCCACTGCTTGTTCTTTGCATTTTGTTAGGCTTGCTGTGTTTTTTCGGAACATATAAAGGTATTCAGGAATTAGGCATTGTTGCTATGATTGCTCTTCCGCTGGTTGTTGCCTTTGGTTTTTTCATCGCATTTGGAAATATTCAGCATAAGGATTACTCCATGCTTCTGCCCATCGCTGAACATGGACCAGGACCAATAATAAAAGGCACAACTTTCGTTTTTTCTGGACTTACAGAACTAAGTACGCTTTTATTTCTGGTCCATTATACAAATAAGCCTTTGAAATGGAAGCATATTTTTCTGGTGGCTTTTATCTTAATGGGACTCATGCTTGGTCCCTTAATGGCAGCAATCGCCGAGTTTGGGCCATATGAAGCCAGCAAGCTCCGCTATCCTGCATTTGAGCAATGGAAGCTTCTTACCATCAGCAAAGAAATTACCAGAATGGATTTTCTGTCGATCTATCAATGGATTTCAGGAGCGTTTATCCGTATCAGTTTACTGATTTATATAGGATCACATTTGATTAAAGCAAGGAAATATAGAATTTGGATAATAAGTCTTTTATACATATTGGCAATTGGCTATACACTTGCACCAATATCTAACCTTGTCATTTTCAGGTATCTCTACCATTACTTTTTCCCCTTCCAGATGTACGTTATGATTCCACTGATCAGCATCATCTGTATTTACGTCCTACTTAAGAAATGA
- a CDS encoding class I SAM-dependent methyltransferase: MNHAWNKVIYRVWSPVYDNFFNSGRFLNARKEIFQERTFNRTQKILFVGVGTGADLEQIHHNGLDITAIDFSPEMLNKAKEKFPSSSIHFIEMDAQEMNFPDEQFDIVVGSLILSVVPDADKCFGEMSRVLKKEGEIILFDKFSSKAKRLSLINKIIRPFIKVLGTDMGLNFEELFAKQKVKLRIKEDTGIMFDGMYRKIIVTKL; encoded by the coding sequence ATGAATCATGCTTGGAACAAAGTGATCTATAGGGTTTGGTCTCCAGTTTACGATAATTTTTTCAATTCAGGTCGCTTTCTCAATGCCCGAAAGGAAATATTTCAAGAAAGGACATTTAATCGTACACAAAAAATCCTTTTTGTCGGTGTAGGAACAGGAGCAGATTTAGAACAGATTCATCACAATGGACTAGATATTACCGCTATAGATTTTTCACCTGAAATGCTTAACAAAGCAAAAGAGAAATTTCCCAGCTCTTCTATCCATTTCATAGAAATGGATGCTCAAGAAATGAATTTTCCTGATGAACAATTTGACATAGTAGTAGGGAGTTTAATACTCTCCGTAGTACCAGACGCAGATAAATGTTTTGGAGAAATGTCGCGGGTTTTGAAAAAAGAGGGTGAAATCATACTGTTTGATAAGTTTTCCTCTAAAGCAAAGAGGCTCTCCTTAATAAATAAAATCATTAGGCCATTTATCAAGGTTTTAGGAACTGATATGGGGTTGAATTTTGAAGAATTATTTGCAAAACAAAAAGTAAAACTGCGTATTAAAGAGGATACAGGGATCATGTTCGACGGAATGTATAGGAAGATAATAGTTACTAAGCTGTAA
- a CDS encoding MFS transporter, which translates to MKSVSMLFYNQLISTFASTFGTFCISWIVYGETGSKFAMGGLWLVSIAGQLLIQFLAGPYIDRFQRTSMMKASEWIRCSAYFLLWMIIFSGNAEVEFLYFAAFITSIVVYDSASAALIPKLVKDEELVKVNAKISGGVQLMRFISLPAAGLIVTAVDYEEALLSISIMFFISFTMILKINEPFIRKTKKNTWKAQFKEGFTLYRKHRIFLVLGGFIFVTSFGVYASQTMYIPYIAEIIGRLCI; encoded by the coding sequence ATGAAAAGTGTTTCCATGCTTTTTTACAATCAGCTGATTTCAACATTCGCAAGTACGTTTGGCACCTTTTGCATTTCCTGGATTGTCTACGGGGAAACAGGCTCTAAGTTTGCGATGGGAGGACTTTGGCTGGTGAGCATTGCCGGCCAGCTGCTGATCCAATTTTTAGCGGGTCCCTATATCGATCGTTTTCAAAGAACGAGTATGATGAAAGCTTCAGAATGGATAAGATGTTCAGCTTATTTTCTATTGTGGATGATCATTTTTTCCGGAAATGCAGAGGTTGAATTTCTTTACTTTGCTGCTTTTATAACTTCAATTGTTGTTTATGACTCTGCTTCTGCAGCGCTTATACCTAAACTCGTTAAAGATGAGGAATTAGTAAAAGTGAATGCGAAAATCTCAGGCGGGGTCCAGCTAATGAGGTTTATTTCTCTTCCAGCTGCAGGTTTGATAGTAACCGCTGTTGATTATGAGGAGGCTCTATTATCCATTTCTATTATGTTTTTCATTTCTTTTACAATGATACTGAAGATCAATGAGCCATTTATCAGAAAAACGAAAAAGAATACTTGGAAAGCTCAATTTAAAGAGGGTTTCACACTTTATCGAAAACATCGGATTTTCCTTGTTTTAGGAGGATTTATTTTCGTTACTAGTTTTGGAGTGTACGCCTCGCAAACGATGTACATTCCTTACATAGCTGAGATAATCGGGCGGCTCTGCATTTGA
- a CDS encoding DUF4352 domain-containing protein — translation MKKLWTLLSLTFILTACSAQASAPKDAAKEEKEKVSEPSANKQSANDVYVPNPQITDDRELLEVGQTFKDDKGAAELKAIKKVNETYQVGDVELMIHDVKIIEHTPAYSMIDFFHSFTHEETFNIVKVKIEVKNTSDQPVFFSPLAVLETNTGEHKDWESDIYLEELNGELAANGSKQGNIGFILDHSDKEVKSIKILTSDLLNEDQQIEEKAQEINIEF, via the coding sequence ATGAAAAAATTATGGACACTCCTATCATTAACGTTCATTCTTACAGCATGTTCAGCTCAAGCTTCAGCACCAAAAGATGCTGCTAAAGAAGAGAAAGAAAAAGTATCTGAACCCTCAGCAAATAAACAATCTGCAAATGATGTCTACGTTCCAAACCCTCAAATTACAGATGACCGCGAGCTGCTTGAAGTCGGCCAGACTTTTAAGGACGACAAAGGAGCAGCAGAGTTAAAAGCTATAAAGAAAGTCAATGAAACGTACCAAGTCGGCGATGTTGAACTAATGATCCATGATGTCAAAATTATCGAGCATACACCGGCCTACAGCATGATCGATTTCTTTCACTCTTTTACACATGAAGAAACGTTTAATATTGTGAAAGTAAAGATTGAAGTTAAGAATACGTCAGATCAGCCTGTTTTCTTCTCACCGTTAGCTGTCCTTGAAACGAATACAGGCGAGCATAAAGATTGGGAGTCTGATATTTACCTCGAGGAGTTAAATGGCGAACTTGCGGCAAATGGATCTAAACAGGGGAACATCGGATTTATCTTAGATCATTCTGATAAAGAGGTTAAGAGTATTAAGATTTTGACGAGTGATCTATTAAATGAAGATCAACAGATAGAGGAGAAAGCACAGGAAATAAACATTGAGTTTTAA
- a CDS encoding GNAT family N-acetyltransferase — MSYEVEISELKTLDEHIEQLADLLIKIVEGGASIGFLPPMSLSQATEYWESVLEPSVILLIAKVNDEIAGSVQLHLCMKQNGGHRAEIAKLITHPDYRRKGIARLLMQKAEERAIQEKRSLLVLDTREGDVSNQLYNSMGFTECGRIPFFAESAGGKLDTTILYYKTC; from the coding sequence CTGTCATACGAAGTGGAAATCTCAGAATTGAAAACGTTAGATGAACATATTGAGCAGCTTGCTGATCTTTTGATCAAGATAGTAGAGGGAGGTGCTTCAATAGGGTTTTTGCCCCCAATGAGCCTTTCTCAGGCAACAGAATATTGGGAATCCGTTTTAGAACCCAGTGTGATTCTCCTAATCGCGAAGGTGAATGATGAAATTGCAGGGAGCGTTCAGCTTCATTTATGCATGAAACAAAACGGAGGCCATAGAGCAGAAATCGCAAAACTGATCACACATCCGGACTATCGCAGAAAAGGCATCGCCCGGTTATTAATGCAAAAAGCCGAAGAGCGGGCAATACAGGAAAAGAGATCCCTTTTAGTTCTCGATACAAGAGAAGGCGATGTCTCGAATCAACTTTACAACTCAATGGGTTTTACTGAATGCGGCCGCATCCCGTTCTTTGCTGAATCAGCGGGGGGAAAGCTTGATACAACTATTCTTTATTATAAAACTTGCTGA
- a CDS encoding spore germination protein: protein MTHNAATNVKAIELNEFLSYFQNNMDVVIKKRLFTEEFPCGYTLLFCKGLTDVQIMEETLLPFLTSIIEKGETLDCQSIGNRFTVNKLSLTDQELQMIERSLFSGNVLITNDHGSYVFSIDLSNTPKRSPEESNTEISIRGARDGFIEDLDTNFALIRKRFKSSSLYSKSYTIGRRSQTSVSLLYVNDIIDQDLAGRVHHRLTQLDLDVLVSSSDLEEALSDHSFSIFPLLDNTGRPDYAVQSLVQGHFIIIVDGSPTVLIGPSTLGVTLKSPEDTNASFYMVSFERLLRFTGLFTTISLPGLWVALTTFHQDQLPYPLLATLTLSRTGLPLSLPLEMMIMVVLFELFKEAGARLPRAVGQTVAVLGGLIVGDAAIRAGLTSPTTLVVVAISMIASYTFVNQSLSGNLLFLRVYTLLMCGLFGLFGFFISMLSLFLLLGSLRSFDYPYLATLATPNVSDLLKTFLKLPFPLMKQRDKSMFPQDSSRQGDNNDH, encoded by the coding sequence ATGACACATAATGCTGCCACTAATGTCAAAGCTATTGAACTAAATGAATTTTTGTCCTATTTTCAAAACAATATGGATGTGGTCATTAAGAAACGCTTATTTACTGAAGAATTTCCTTGCGGTTATACGCTTTTGTTTTGCAAGGGGTTAACAGATGTTCAGATTATGGAAGAAACGCTGCTTCCATTTTTGACATCAATAATCGAAAAAGGTGAAACTTTAGATTGTCAATCGATAGGAAACCGTTTTACAGTAAATAAGCTTTCCCTTACTGATCAAGAGCTTCAGATGATTGAACGCAGCCTGTTTTCAGGCAATGTTCTAATAACAAATGATCATGGAAGCTATGTTTTTTCAATTGATTTATCAAACACACCTAAAAGAAGCCCTGAAGAATCCAATACAGAAATTTCGATTAGAGGAGCGAGAGATGGTTTTATTGAGGATTTAGATACGAATTTCGCACTAATTAGAAAACGATTTAAATCTTCTTCGCTTTATAGTAAATCCTATACGATCGGAAGGAGAAGCCAGACTTCTGTATCTCTGCTGTATGTAAATGATATTATCGATCAGGATTTAGCAGGACGGGTCCATCATCGTCTCACACAATTAGATCTTGATGTTTTGGTGAGCAGCAGTGATTTAGAAGAAGCTTTATCGGATCATTCCTTTTCTATTTTCCCTTTACTCGATAATACAGGACGTCCTGATTATGCCGTTCAATCCTTGGTTCAGGGTCATTTCATCATTATTGTCGATGGATCCCCGACGGTCCTGATAGGGCCATCGACACTCGGGGTTACATTAAAATCACCTGAGGATACAAACGCAAGTTTTTATATGGTTTCATTTGAACGGCTGCTCCGTTTTACGGGCTTGTTTACTACGATTTCTCTGCCAGGTCTGTGGGTTGCATTAACAACCTTCCACCAGGATCAGCTCCCTTATCCGCTGCTTGCGACTCTTACTCTTTCTCGAACCGGATTGCCTTTATCCTTGCCGCTTGAGATGATGATTATGGTCGTATTGTTCGAATTGTTTAAAGAAGCTGGCGCAAGGCTGCCGAGGGCTGTCGGTCAGACTGTAGCTGTATTGGGAGGGTTAATCGTCGGAGATGCAGCCATTCGTGCAGGTCTTACTTCCCCTACTACACTTGTTGTCGTAGCAATCTCCATGATCGCAAGCTATACATTCGTGAACCAATCGTTAAGCGGGAATTTGCTTTTTTTACGTGTTTATACCCTCTTGATGTGCGGTTTGTTTGGATTATTCGGCTTTTTTATATCAATGCTCAGCTTATTTTTGCTTCTGGGGTCCTTGCGTTCATTTGACTATCCTTACTTGGCAACATTGGCTACACCTAATGTTTCAGATCTTCTAAAAACATTTCTCAAACTGCCTTTTCCGCTTATGAAACAAAGAGATAAATCGATGTTTCCTCAGGACTCATCCCGTCAAGGTGACAACAATGATCACTAA
- a CDS encoding cyclic-phosphate processing receiver domain-containing protein, producing MQISVFLDDYRTCPSGYVLAENIDQCICLLRNNCVDHLSLDHDLVNKTRNGLMLVEYMVKYQLYANRITIHSANAVGSKAMYKYFKKAQDEFKMPKSIKVILKPMPLHSIAATR from the coding sequence TTGCAAATCAGTGTCTTCTTAGATGATTACCGAACGTGCCCGAGCGGATATGTCTTGGCAGAAAATATAGATCAGTGCATCTGTCTTTTGCGCAATAACTGTGTTGACCATCTTTCACTTGACCATGATCTCGTAAACAAAACGAGAAACGGTCTTATGCTTGTTGAATACATGGTTAAATATCAACTTTATGCCAACCGCATCACGATTCATTCAGCGAATGCTGTCGGAAGCAAGGCGATGTATAAGTATTTTAAAAAAGCACAGGATGAATTTAAAATGCCGAAATCTATTAAAGTTATTCTAAAACCCATGCCCCTTCATTCAATTGCTGCCACCCGCTAA
- a CDS encoding YcdB/YcdC domain-containing protein → MTFFNKRNENTIKVKRDKETGKLIGFISFIETVGNQWLSIKECEMAAVQFLNAIYPDAHLYFQMDLMQIESDEGRALFQFDLIHHGISVRYGAARINVNRTTGKITHYLGPEVLPRLLLSIDPHPEISKDKAIEIFGSVFQIEKQWAKAYKDNSERYYQLV, encoded by the coding sequence ATGACTTTTTTTAACAAAAGAAATGAAAATACAATAAAAGTAAAGCGTGATAAAGAAACCGGCAAATTAATAGGATTCATTTCTTTTATTGAAACTGTGGGGAATCAATGGCTGAGCATAAAAGAATGTGAAATGGCTGCTGTTCAATTTTTAAATGCCATATATCCTGATGCTCATCTTTATTTCCAGATGGATCTGATGCAGATAGAAAGTGATGAGGGAAGAGCCCTTTTTCAATTTGATCTCATACACCATGGTATATCTGTAAGGTATGGAGCAGCCAGAATCAACGTTAACCGAACAACTGGTAAGATCACTCACTATCTCGGGCCCGAAGTTCTGCCTCGGCTGCTTTTGTCCATTGATCCTCATCCGGAAATTTCTAAAGATAAAGCTATAGAGATATTTGGATCAGTCTTCCAGATTGAAAAGCAATGGGCTAAAGCGTATAAAGACAACTCTGAAAGGTATTATCAGCTTGTTTAA
- a CDS encoding alkaline phosphatase, whose translation MFNRKFGKKVIPVAVLSAVVAGSLIGSFPEAKANHPEAASNKTGEIKNVIFLIGDGMGVSYTSAYRYLQDNPNTPVAERTEFDKHLVGNQMTYPEDPAENVTDSASAATAMSTGYKTFNAAIAVDNDGTELKTVLESAKEKGKATGLVATSEITHATPASFGAHDMNRKNMNSLADDYYDEMINGKHKVDVMLGGGISNFIRGDRNLTEEFKKDGYSYVTNKEDLLKDKNEQVLGLFAEGGMPKMIDRNNETPSLQDMTNSALTRLNKDKDGFFLMVEGSQVDWAGHDNDIVAAMSEMQDFEKAYKAAIEFAKKDKHTLVVATADHSTGGYSIGANGVYNWFGEPIKAAKRTPDFMANEIVTKGADAEKTLKQNIDLDLTAEEINSVKKSAEEGKADKDKGILRVDNAIEAIFNKRTNTGWTTGGHTGEDVPVFAYGPGSEMFAGQKDNTDHAEIIFKILEKNKKK comes from the coding sequence TTGTTTAATAGAAAGTTTGGAAAAAAAGTCATTCCGGTTGCTGTACTTTCAGCAGTGGTTGCTGGGAGTTTAATTGGAAGCTTTCCTGAAGCGAAAGCGAATCATCCAGAAGCAGCCTCTAATAAAACAGGTGAAATCAAAAACGTTATTTTTCTAATCGGTGACGGAATGGGAGTATCTTATACTTCGGCTTACCGCTATCTGCAGGATAATCCAAATACACCAGTGGCTGAACGCACGGAATTTGATAAACATCTTGTCGGCAATCAGATGACATATCCTGAAGATCCGGCAGAAAATGTAACGGATTCAGCGTCAGCGGCAACGGCAATGTCAACTGGCTACAAAACGTTCAATGCAGCGATTGCTGTAGACAACGATGGAACGGAACTTAAAACGGTTTTAGAATCTGCAAAAGAAAAAGGAAAGGCAACTGGACTTGTTGCAACTTCTGAAATCACGCATGCCACTCCGGCATCGTTCGGAGCACATGATATGAACCGAAAAAACATGAACTCATTAGCAGATGATTACTATGATGAAATGATTAACGGCAAGCACAAAGTAGACGTGATGCTTGGAGGCGGTATAAGCAATTTCATCCGCGGTGACCGCAACCTTACAGAAGAATTCAAAAAAGACGGATACAGCTATGTAACTAACAAGGAAGATTTATTGAAGGATAAAAATGAGCAAGTACTTGGATTGTTTGCTGAAGGCGGTATGCCAAAAATGATCGACCGCAACAATGAAACACCTTCACTTCAAGACATGACAAACTCTGCATTGACAAGATTAAATAAGGACAAAGACGGATTTTTCCTTATGGTTGAAGGAAGCCAGGTTGACTGGGCAGGTCATGACAATGATATCGTCGCAGCCATGAGTGAAATGCAGGATTTTGAAAAAGCATACAAAGCAGCGATCGAGTTTGCTAAAAAGGACAAACATACACTAGTGGTTGCTACAGCTGATCATTCAACTGGCGGATATTCAATTGGCGCTAACGGTGTCTACAACTGGTTCGGTGAACCGATTAAAGCTGCTAAGCGCACACCTGATTTCATGGCTAATGAAATTGTCACAAAAGGTGCAGATGCAGAAAAAACATTAAAGCAAAACATCGATTTAGATCTGACGGCAGAAGAGATTAATTCTGTTAAAAAGTCTGCTGAGGAAGGAAAAGCAGATAAAGATAAAGGCATTTTAAGAGTAGATAATGCAATTGAAGCTATTTTTAACAAGCGTACAAACACAGGCTGGACAACTGGCGGACACACAGGAGAAGATGTACCTGTATTTGCTTATGGACCTGGATCAGAAATGTTTGCAGGCCAAAAAGACAACACGGATCATGCAGAAATAATCTTTAAGATTTTAGAGAAAAACAAAAAGAAATAA